Proteins found in one Oryza glaberrima chromosome 4, OglaRS2, whole genome shotgun sequence genomic segment:
- the LOC127770420 gene encoding MAP3K epsilon protein kinase 1-like isoform X1, producing MASRQHNAQFHKNKTLDNKYMLGDEIGKGAYGRVYKGLDLENGDFVAIKQVSLENIPQEDLNIIMQEIDLLKNLNHKNIVKYLGSLKTRSHLHIILEYVENGSLANIIKPNKFGPFPESLVAVYIAQVLEGLVYLHEQGVIHRDIKGANILTTKEGLVKLADFGVATKLTEADINTHSVVGTPYWMAPEVIEMSGVCAASDIWSVGCTVIELLTCAPPYYDLQPMPALFRIVQDVHPPIPEGLSPEITDFLRQCFQKDSIQRPDAKTLLMHPWLQNSRRALPSLRQPVQSPSTVRDIDEDDEGSSGDNHSGFSGPPRDTQTPTASGLEQEDGRKDLVSESARQDIPDEFHDGMLKTTGSSSSNDVELMKDNVVLNKDPTLVFHEKLSLESSLGATDLNGKLTHEVSQDGPPNKLTSSGQESRKSDGKYVEDESKDGSSLEDGDAFSFQAGGQNINFQKEAKTSVEMANELSRFSDTPGDASFDDLFPPKKRGDHGAEASTSTTGEELQYNGAQNDLAKELKTRMAQKQKENDTEHMNGGKLLEYVMRLREEDIDGTAFDETIPGESLFPLQSVEYSKIVAQLKPGESEDVILSACQKLVSIFNQRPEQKQIYVSQNGFLPLMELLELPKNRIITSVLQLINQIVKDNTTFLENACLVGLIPVVMNFAVPDRAKEVRVQASRFLQQLCQASTLTLQMFIACQGIPVLVSFLEPDYAKYSREMVHLAIDGIWQVFKLQHSTPRNDFCRIAAKNGILLRLVNTLHSLNEATRFASISGSGASVTQNGSTPRRRSGQLDPPMLEISKTRLDHHHSSGSLQSLQADADRHHIIMDPSASPRFTDMAAAGHMERNDNDPIRPQRLSVSAGRTSTDRSPKHIELVSNGHSSGQNDQIRPLLSLLEKEPPSRHVSGQLDYVRHLSGLERHESILPLLHASTERKTNGELDLLMAEFAEVSRQGRENGNLDSNIKTSNRVPSMKYAPSSGPTTSNEGASTSGAASQTASGVLSGSGVLNARPGSTTSSGLLAQMVSMSADVAREYLEKVADLLLEFAQADTVVKSLMSSQSLLARLFQMFNKIEPPILLKILRCINHLSGDPNCLETLQRTDAIKHLIPILELHDGPLVYQIHSEVLNALFNLCKINKRRQEQAAENGIIPHLMNFVMSDSPLRQYALPLLCDMAHASRNSREQLRAHGGLDVYLNLLEDDAWACTALDSIAVCLSHDNDHRKVEQALLKKDAIQKLVKFFQDCPEQYFVHILDAFLKIITKSSRINTAMATNGLTTLLIARLDHREAIARLTLLKLIKVVYEHHPRPKQLIVENDLPQKLQNLIEERRDGQRGGQQVLVKQMATSLLKALHINTVL from the exons CAAGAAATTGATCTCTTGAAA AATCTGAATCACAAAAATATTGTGAAGTATCTTGGATCATTGAAGACAAGGAGTCACCTCCATATCATTCTAGA GTATGTGGAGAATGGATCACTTGCCAATATTATCAAGCCAAACAAATTTGGGCCATTCCCTGAATCATTGGTGGCCGTCTACATTGCTCAG GTGCTGGAAGGACTTGTTTATCTTCACGAGCAAGGTGTCATACATAGAGATATCAAGGGCGCAAATATATTGACTACCAAAGAG GGCCTTGTCAAACTTGCTGATTTTGGAGTTGCTACTAAATTAACTGAAGCTGATATCAACACACATTCAGTGGTTGGAACTCCATACTGGATGGCCCCTGAG GTCATCGAAATGTCAGGTGTTTGTGCTGCATCAGATATCTGGAGTGTTGGTTGTACTGTTATTGAGCTACTCACCTGTGCCCCACCATATTATGACCTCCAGCCCATGCCTGCGCTGTTTCGCATTGTTCAG GATGTGCATCCACCAATACCAGAAGGCTTATCTCCTGAGATTACTGATTTTCTTCGACAATGTTTTCAAAAG GATTCAATACAAAGACCTGATGCAAAGACATTATTGATGCACCCATGGTTGCAAAACTCAAGGCGAGCTTTGCCATCTCTTCGACAACCTGTTCAATCACCAAG TACTGTCAGGGATATTGATGAGGACGATGAAGGATCAAGTGGTGACAATCACTCTGGATTTTCTGGCCCACCACGAGATACACAAACACCTACTGCTTCTGGCCTTGAACAG GAGGATGGAAGAAAAGATTTGGTTTCTGAATCTGCCAGGCAAGATATACCTGATGAGTTTCATGATGGAATGTTAAAAACTACTGGGAGTAGTAGTTCGAATGATGTGGAACTTATGAAAGATAACGTGGTTCTTAATAAAGATCCTACATTAGTTTTCCATGAGAAGCTATCATTGGAATCTTCACTAGGCGCAACTGATTTAAATGGTAAACTAACTCATGAGGTATCACAAGATGGTCCACCAAACAAGTTAACTAGCAGCGGCCAAGAATCAAGAAAGAGTGATGGTAAATATGTAGAAGATGAAAGTAAAGATGGTTCAAGTCTTGAGGATGGTGATGCTTTCAGCTTCCAGGCTGGAGGACAAAATATCAACTTCCAAAAG GAAGCTAAAACTTCAGTTGAGATGGCTAACGAGCTAAGTAGATTCAGTGACACACCTGGAGATGCCTCCTTTGATGATTTATTCCCACCTAAGAAGCGAGGAGATCATGGGGCTGAAGCTTCAACATCCACTACTGGTGAAGAGCTTCAATACAATGGTGCACAAAATGATCTCGCGAAGGAACTCAAGACTAGGATGGCTCAGAAGCAGAAGGAAAATGATACTGAGCACATGAATGGTGGAAAACTTCTTGAATATGTCATGCGTTTGAGGGAAGAAGATATTGATGGAACG GCATTTGATGAGACTATTCCTGGAGAGAGTCTTTTTCCTTTGCAG tctGTGGAATACAGCAAAATAGTAGCACAGCTGAAACCTGGGGAAAGTGAGGACGTGATATTATCAGCTTGCCAAAAGCTTGTGTCAATCTTCAATCAACGGCCTGAGCAAAAACAGATTTATGTGTCACAAAATGGTTTCCTTCCGCTGATGGAGCTTCTTGAACTTCCCAAAAACCGT ATTATTACTTCTGTTCTGCAACTCATCAACCAAATAGTAAAAGATAATACGACCTTCCTAGAAAATGCTTGCCTTGTTGGCCTT ATTCCGGTGGTTATGAATTTTGCCGTGCCAGATCGTGCAAAGGAAGTTCGGGTGCAAGCATCTAGGTTCCTTCAGCAGCTTTGTCAAGCCAG CACCTTGACATTGCAAATGTTCATTGCATGCCAAGGGATCCCTGTATTGGTGAGTTTTCTGGAGCCTGATTATGCAAAATACAG cAGGGAAATGGTTCATCTTGCAATCGATGGCATATGGCAGGTCTTCAAACTCCAGCATTCAACTCCAAGAAATGACTTCTGTCGCATAGCGGCAAAAAACGGGATACTTCTTAGGCTGGTCAATACTCTTCATAGCTTGAATGAAGCAACAAGGTTTGCTTCCATCTCCGGGTCTGGTGCTTCAGTAACACAGAATGGCTCCACCCCCAGGCGAAGGTCTGGTCAATTAGATCCGCCAATGCTAGAAATTTCCAAAACGAGGCTGGATCATCACCATTCATCTGGTTCACTGCAATCTTTACAAGCAGATGCAGATAGGCATCATATCATAATGGATCCTTCAGCATCGCCTAGATTCACCGATATGGCGGCTGCTGGTCACATGGAGAGAAATGATAATGATCCCATTAGGCCACAACGGCTTAGTGTTTCTGCAGGAAGGACATCAACAGATAGATCACCAAAGCATATAGAGCTAGTATCAAATGGGCATAGTAGTGGTCAAAATGATCAAATTCGTCCCCTACTGAGCCTGTTGGAGAAAGAACCACCCTCTCGGCATGTATCTGGACAACTTGATTATGTTCGCCACTTATCTGGTCTAGAAAGGCATGAGAGTATTTTGCCATTACTGCATGCTTCAACAGAGAGGAAAACTAATGGCGAACTTGACTTGTTAATGGCAGAATTTGCTG AGGTCTCTAGACAGGGAAGAGAAAATGGTAACCTTGATTCCAACATAAAAACTTCAAATAGGGTTCCAAGCATGAAATATGCACCATCATCAGGTCCAACAACTTCTAATGAGGGAGCATCAACATCTGGAGCTGCATCACAGACAGCATCTGGTGTGTTATCTGGATCAGGGGTGTTAAATGCAAGACCAGGAAGTACAACATCATCTGGCCTATTAGCTCAGATGGTATCTATGAGTGCTGACGTGGCACGTGAGTACCTTGAGAAAGTTGCTGATCTTCTTTTGGAGTTTGCACAAGCAGACACTGTCGTAAAATCTCTCATGTCTAGCCAAAGCCTTCTTGCACGGCTTTTCCAGATGTTTAACAAGATAGAACCGCCTATTCTTCTTAAG ATTCTTAGGTGCATTAATCATTTGTCGGGTGATCCTAATTGTCTCGAGACACTCCAGCGCACAGATGCAATCAAGCATCTGATACCGATTCTTGAACTTCATGATGGCCCTCTAGTTTATCAAATACATAGTGAG GTCCTCAATGCTCTGTTCAATCTTTGCAAGATCAATAAAAGAAGACAGGAACAAGCAGCTGAAAATGGGATCATCCCTCACTTAATGAATTTTGTCATGTCAGACTCACCTCTCAGGCAATATGCTTTACCTCTGCTGTGTGATATGGCTCACGCTTCTCGCAACTCTAGAGAGCAGTTGAGGGCTCATGGAGGATTGGATGTGTACTTGAACTTATTGGAGGATGATGCATGGGCGTGTACTGCGTTAGATTCAATTGCTGTTTGCTTGTCCCATGACAATGATCACAGAAAAGTGGAACAAGCCTTGTTGAAGAAAGATGCCATTCAGAAATTAGTGAAGTTTTTTCAAGACTGCCCTGAACAATATTTTGTTCATATATTGGATGCTTTTTTGAAGATAATCAC GAAATCTTCTCGGATAAATACAGCAATGGCTACCAATGGTTTAACGACACTGCTTATTGCAAGGCTTGACCACCGAGAAGCTATTGCCCGTTTGACACTGCTAAAATTAATAAAG GTTGTCTATGAGCATCATCCTCGACCAAAGCAGCTCATAGTTGAGAATGATCTTCCTCAAAAGCTACAAAACCTGATCGAAGAACGAAGGGATGGGCAACGTGGCGGTCAACAGGTATTGGTCAAACAAATGGCCACCTCGTTGTTGAAAGCACTGCACATCAATACAGTACTGTGA
- the LOC127770420 gene encoding MAP3K epsilon protein kinase 1-like isoform X4, giving the protein MASRQHNAQFHKNKTLDNKYMLGDEIGKGAYGRVYKGLDLENGDFVAIKQVSLENIPQEDLNIIMQEIDLLKNLNHKNIVKYLGSLKTRSHLHIILEYVENGSLANIIKPNKFGPFPESLVAVYIAQVLEGLVYLHEQGVIHRDIKGANILTTKEGLVKLADFGVATKLTEADINTHSVVGTPYWMAPEVIEMSGVCAASDIWSVGCTVIELLTCAPPYYDLQPMPALFRIVQDVHPPIPEGLSPEITDFLRQCFQKDSIQRPDAKTLLMHPWLQNSRRALPSLRQPVQSPRDIDEDDEGSSGDNHSGFSGPPRDTQTPTASGLEQEDGRKDLVSESARQDIPDEFHDGMLKTTGSSSSNDVELMKDNVVLNKDPTLVFHEKLSLESSLGATDLNGKLTHEVSQDGPPNKLTSSGQESRKSDGKYVEDESKDGSSLEDGDAFSFQAGGQNINFQKEAKTSVEMANELSRFSDTPGDASFDDLFPPKKRGDHGAEASTSTTGEELQYNGAQNDLAKELKTRMAQKQKENDTEHMNGGKLLEYVMRLREEDIDGTAFDETIPGESLFPLQSVEYSKIVAQLKPGESEDVILSACQKLVSIFNQRPEQKQIYVSQNGFLPLMELLELPKNRIITSVLQLINQIVKDNTTFLENACLVGLIPVVMNFAVPDRAKEVRVQASRFLQQLCQASTLTLQMFIACQGIPVLVSFLEPDYAKYREMVHLAIDGIWQVFKLQHSTPRNDFCRIAAKNGILLRLVNTLHSLNEATRFASISGSGASVTQNGSTPRRRSGQLDPPMLEISKTRLDHHHSSGSLQSLQADADRHHIIMDPSASPRFTDMAAAGHMERNDNDPIRPQRLSVSAGRTSTDRSPKHIELVSNGHSSGQNDQIRPLLSLLEKEPPSRHVSGQLDYVRHLSGLERHESILPLLHASTERKTNGELDLLMAEFAEVSRQGRENGNLDSNIKTSNRVPSMKYAPSSGPTTSNEGASTSGAASQTASGVLSGSGVLNARPGSTTSSGLLAQMVSMSADVAREYLEKVADLLLEFAQADTVVKSLMSSQSLLARLFQMFNKIEPPILLKILRCINHLSGDPNCLETLQRTDAIKHLIPILELHDGPLVYQIHSEVLNALFNLCKINKRRQEQAAENGIIPHLMNFVMSDSPLRQYALPLLCDMAHASRNSREQLRAHGGLDVYLNLLEDDAWACTALDSIAVCLSHDNDHRKVEQALLKKDAIQKLVKFFQDCPEQYFVHILDAFLKIITKSSRINTAMATNGLTTLLIARLDHREAIARLTLLKLIKVVYEHHPRPKQLIVENDLPQKLQNLIEERRDGQRGGQQVLVKQMATSLLKALHINTVL; this is encoded by the exons CAAGAAATTGATCTCTTGAAA AATCTGAATCACAAAAATATTGTGAAGTATCTTGGATCATTGAAGACAAGGAGTCACCTCCATATCATTCTAGA GTATGTGGAGAATGGATCACTTGCCAATATTATCAAGCCAAACAAATTTGGGCCATTCCCTGAATCATTGGTGGCCGTCTACATTGCTCAG GTGCTGGAAGGACTTGTTTATCTTCACGAGCAAGGTGTCATACATAGAGATATCAAGGGCGCAAATATATTGACTACCAAAGAG GGCCTTGTCAAACTTGCTGATTTTGGAGTTGCTACTAAATTAACTGAAGCTGATATCAACACACATTCAGTGGTTGGAACTCCATACTGGATGGCCCCTGAG GTCATCGAAATGTCAGGTGTTTGTGCTGCATCAGATATCTGGAGTGTTGGTTGTACTGTTATTGAGCTACTCACCTGTGCCCCACCATATTATGACCTCCAGCCCATGCCTGCGCTGTTTCGCATTGTTCAG GATGTGCATCCACCAATACCAGAAGGCTTATCTCCTGAGATTACTGATTTTCTTCGACAATGTTTTCAAAAG GATTCAATACAAAGACCTGATGCAAAGACATTATTGATGCACCCATGGTTGCAAAACTCAAGGCGAGCTTTGCCATCTCTTCGACAACCTGTTCAATCACCAAG GGATATTGATGAGGACGATGAAGGATCAAGTGGTGACAATCACTCTGGATTTTCTGGCCCACCACGAGATACACAAACACCTACTGCTTCTGGCCTTGAACAG GAGGATGGAAGAAAAGATTTGGTTTCTGAATCTGCCAGGCAAGATATACCTGATGAGTTTCATGATGGAATGTTAAAAACTACTGGGAGTAGTAGTTCGAATGATGTGGAACTTATGAAAGATAACGTGGTTCTTAATAAAGATCCTACATTAGTTTTCCATGAGAAGCTATCATTGGAATCTTCACTAGGCGCAACTGATTTAAATGGTAAACTAACTCATGAGGTATCACAAGATGGTCCACCAAACAAGTTAACTAGCAGCGGCCAAGAATCAAGAAAGAGTGATGGTAAATATGTAGAAGATGAAAGTAAAGATGGTTCAAGTCTTGAGGATGGTGATGCTTTCAGCTTCCAGGCTGGAGGACAAAATATCAACTTCCAAAAG GAAGCTAAAACTTCAGTTGAGATGGCTAACGAGCTAAGTAGATTCAGTGACACACCTGGAGATGCCTCCTTTGATGATTTATTCCCACCTAAGAAGCGAGGAGATCATGGGGCTGAAGCTTCAACATCCACTACTGGTGAAGAGCTTCAATACAATGGTGCACAAAATGATCTCGCGAAGGAACTCAAGACTAGGATGGCTCAGAAGCAGAAGGAAAATGATACTGAGCACATGAATGGTGGAAAACTTCTTGAATATGTCATGCGTTTGAGGGAAGAAGATATTGATGGAACG GCATTTGATGAGACTATTCCTGGAGAGAGTCTTTTTCCTTTGCAG tctGTGGAATACAGCAAAATAGTAGCACAGCTGAAACCTGGGGAAAGTGAGGACGTGATATTATCAGCTTGCCAAAAGCTTGTGTCAATCTTCAATCAACGGCCTGAGCAAAAACAGATTTATGTGTCACAAAATGGTTTCCTTCCGCTGATGGAGCTTCTTGAACTTCCCAAAAACCGT ATTATTACTTCTGTTCTGCAACTCATCAACCAAATAGTAAAAGATAATACGACCTTCCTAGAAAATGCTTGCCTTGTTGGCCTT ATTCCGGTGGTTATGAATTTTGCCGTGCCAGATCGTGCAAAGGAAGTTCGGGTGCAAGCATCTAGGTTCCTTCAGCAGCTTTGTCAAGCCAG CACCTTGACATTGCAAATGTTCATTGCATGCCAAGGGATCCCTGTATTGGTGAGTTTTCTGGAGCCTGATTATGCAAAATACAG GGAAATGGTTCATCTTGCAATCGATGGCATATGGCAGGTCTTCAAACTCCAGCATTCAACTCCAAGAAATGACTTCTGTCGCATAGCGGCAAAAAACGGGATACTTCTTAGGCTGGTCAATACTCTTCATAGCTTGAATGAAGCAACAAGGTTTGCTTCCATCTCCGGGTCTGGTGCTTCAGTAACACAGAATGGCTCCACCCCCAGGCGAAGGTCTGGTCAATTAGATCCGCCAATGCTAGAAATTTCCAAAACGAGGCTGGATCATCACCATTCATCTGGTTCACTGCAATCTTTACAAGCAGATGCAGATAGGCATCATATCATAATGGATCCTTCAGCATCGCCTAGATTCACCGATATGGCGGCTGCTGGTCACATGGAGAGAAATGATAATGATCCCATTAGGCCACAACGGCTTAGTGTTTCTGCAGGAAGGACATCAACAGATAGATCACCAAAGCATATAGAGCTAGTATCAAATGGGCATAGTAGTGGTCAAAATGATCAAATTCGTCCCCTACTGAGCCTGTTGGAGAAAGAACCACCCTCTCGGCATGTATCTGGACAACTTGATTATGTTCGCCACTTATCTGGTCTAGAAAGGCATGAGAGTATTTTGCCATTACTGCATGCTTCAACAGAGAGGAAAACTAATGGCGAACTTGACTTGTTAATGGCAGAATTTGCTG AGGTCTCTAGACAGGGAAGAGAAAATGGTAACCTTGATTCCAACATAAAAACTTCAAATAGGGTTCCAAGCATGAAATATGCACCATCATCAGGTCCAACAACTTCTAATGAGGGAGCATCAACATCTGGAGCTGCATCACAGACAGCATCTGGTGTGTTATCTGGATCAGGGGTGTTAAATGCAAGACCAGGAAGTACAACATCATCTGGCCTATTAGCTCAGATGGTATCTATGAGTGCTGACGTGGCACGTGAGTACCTTGAGAAAGTTGCTGATCTTCTTTTGGAGTTTGCACAAGCAGACACTGTCGTAAAATCTCTCATGTCTAGCCAAAGCCTTCTTGCACGGCTTTTCCAGATGTTTAACAAGATAGAACCGCCTATTCTTCTTAAG ATTCTTAGGTGCATTAATCATTTGTCGGGTGATCCTAATTGTCTCGAGACACTCCAGCGCACAGATGCAATCAAGCATCTGATACCGATTCTTGAACTTCATGATGGCCCTCTAGTTTATCAAATACATAGTGAG GTCCTCAATGCTCTGTTCAATCTTTGCAAGATCAATAAAAGAAGACAGGAACAAGCAGCTGAAAATGGGATCATCCCTCACTTAATGAATTTTGTCATGTCAGACTCACCTCTCAGGCAATATGCTTTACCTCTGCTGTGTGATATGGCTCACGCTTCTCGCAACTCTAGAGAGCAGTTGAGGGCTCATGGAGGATTGGATGTGTACTTGAACTTATTGGAGGATGATGCATGGGCGTGTACTGCGTTAGATTCAATTGCTGTTTGCTTGTCCCATGACAATGATCACAGAAAAGTGGAACAAGCCTTGTTGAAGAAAGATGCCATTCAGAAATTAGTGAAGTTTTTTCAAGACTGCCCTGAACAATATTTTGTTCATATATTGGATGCTTTTTTGAAGATAATCAC GAAATCTTCTCGGATAAATACAGCAATGGCTACCAATGGTTTAACGACACTGCTTATTGCAAGGCTTGACCACCGAGAAGCTATTGCCCGTTTGACACTGCTAAAATTAATAAAG GTTGTCTATGAGCATCATCCTCGACCAAAGCAGCTCATAGTTGAGAATGATCTTCCTCAAAAGCTACAAAACCTGATCGAAGAACGAAGGGATGGGCAACGTGGCGGTCAACAGGTATTGGTCAAACAAATGGCCACCTCGTTGTTGAAAGCACTGCACATCAATACAGTACTGTGA